The following coding sequences are from one Triticum dicoccoides isolate Atlit2015 ecotype Zavitan chromosome 4A, WEW_v2.0, whole genome shotgun sequence window:
- the LOC119283702 gene encoding indole-3-acetate beta-glucosyltransferase-like has translation MSMGNVLLVPYPCQSHINPMLQFAKRLASKGVPAALVVTRFIARTVRFDAGPVRVESISDGHDEGGLPSAASVGEYVERLESSGSASLAALIEEGHFTHVVYGSFMHWVARTAWGLGLPTVPFSTQSCAASAVYYYINSGLLDAPPPGDNAGVRSEPFAGLPGLERSEFPSFVFHDAPYPALTAPALAQFADRDVGGWVLVNSFDELEYEVLDGLKRHFKVRTIGPCVPLPAADDSGDVDRFTYGANLLDPEDTCIKWLDARSSRSVVYVSFGSNASIGASQMEELARGPLAAGKPFLWVVRAGEEAQLPRHLLDAATASGDALVVRWSPQLDVLAHRAVGCFVTHCGWNSTLEALGFGVPMAALPLWTDQPINARLIEEAWGAGVRARRDASAGVFPRGEIEQCVRAVMEYEDGRAASARAAAARRWSEAARAAVAPGGSSDQNLDEFVDYPRASAGEK, from the exons ATGTCCATGGGCAATGTCTTGCTCGTGCCCTACCCGTGCCAAAGCCACATAAACCCCATGCTACAGTTCGCCAAGAGGCTGGCGTCCAAGGGCGTGCCCGCCGCCCTCGTcgtcacccgcttcatcgccagaaCTGTCCGGTTCGATGCCGGCCCGGTGCGCGTCGAGTCCATCTCCGATGGCCACGATGAGGGCGGCCTCCCGTCGGCGGCAAGCGTCGGCGAGTATGTGGAGAGGCTGGAGTCCAGTGGGTCGGCGTCCTTGGCCGCGCTCATCGAGGAAGGCCACTTCACGCATGTGGTGTACGGCTCGTTCATGCACTGGGTGGCGCGCACAGCATGGGGGCTGGGTCTGCCGACCGTACCCTTCTCCACCCAGTCGTGCGCGGCGAGCGCCGTGTACTACTACATCAACTCCGGGCTGCTGGACGCGCCGCCGCCGGGAGACAACGCGGGGGTCAGGAGCGAGCCATTCGCCGGGTTGCCGGGGCTGGAGAGGTCGGAGTTCCCGTCCTTCGTGTTCCATGACGCGCCGTACCCGGCGCTCACCGCCCCCGCGCTCGCCCAGTTCGCTGATCGAGACGTGGGGGGCTGGGTTCTCGTCAACTCGTTCGATGAGTTGGAGTATGAG GTTCTGGATGGGCTGAAGCGCCACTTCAAGGTCCGAACCATAGGGCCGTGCGTTCCTCTGCCGGCCGCCGATGATTCCGGGGACGTCGACCGCTTCACCTACGGCGCCAACCTGCTCGACCCGGAGGACACCTGCATCAAGTGGCTGGACGCCAGGTCGTCGCGCTCCGTCGTCTACGTCTCCTTCGGCAGCAACGCGTCCATCGGCGCCTCCCAGATGGAGGAGCTGGCCCGCGGCCCCCTGGCGGCTGGCAAGCCGTTCCTGTGGGTCGTCAGGGCCGGCGAGGAGGCGCAGCTCCCGCGCCACCTGCTGgacgcggcgacggcgtcgggcgacGCGCTCGTCGTGCGCTGGAGCCCGCAGCTGGACGTCCTGGCGCACCGCGCCGTGGGCTGCTTCGTCACGCACTGCGGCTGGAACTCCACGCTGGAGGCGCTCGGCTTCGGGGTGCCGATGGCGGCGCTGCCGCTGTGGACCGACCAGCCGATCAACGCCCGGCTCATCGAGGAGGCGTGGGGCGCCGGCGTGCGcgcgcgccgcgacgcgtccgcgggggTGTTCCCGCGAGGCGAGATCGAGCAGTGCGTGCGCGCCGTCATGGAATACGAGGACGGCAGGGCGGCTTCCGCCCGCGCGGCG GCCGCGCGTCGGTGGAGCGAGGCCGCACGCGCCGCGGTCGCGCCCGGCGGCAGCTCCGACCAGAACCTGGACGAGTTCGTGGACTATCCGCGGGCTAGCGCCGGGGAGAAGTGA
- the LOC119287004 gene encoding uncharacterized protein LOC119287004, producing the protein MPPISLLPLLLLLLAGAAAAAAPAEPPTPTPTPAPGRNKTIYELLPLFGLPPGVFPANVTAFSLAGNGSLAVDLAGPCYVHFEYLTYFEPRVTGVLRYGSLTQLEGVQVRRFLVWFSVVRVKVDLPPPPRFVYLDIGWITRKLPAADFQSVHACEAGKRRRRCRLSSALAAAAAWFQDLFAQF; encoded by the exons atgCCGCCCatctccctcctccccctcctcctcctcctcctcgccggcgcggcggcggcggcggcgccggccgagcccccgaccccgaccccgactccCGCGCCGGGGAGGAACAAGACCATCTACGAGCTCCTCCCGCTCTTCGGCCTCCCCCCGGGCGTCTTCCCGGCCAACGTCACCGCCTTCTCGCTCGCCGGCAACGGCAGCCTCGCCGTCGACCTCGCGGGCCCCTGCTACGTCCACTTCGAGTACCTCACCTACTTCGAGCCCCGCGTCACGGGCGTGCTCCGCTACGGCTCCCTCACCCAGCTGGAGGGCGTGCAGGTCCGCCGCTTCCTCGTCTGGTTCAGCGTCGTCCGCGTCAAGGTCGACCTGCCCCCGCCCCCGCGCTTCGTCTACCTCGACATCGGCTGGATCACCCGCAAGCTGCCCGCCGCCGACTTCCAGTCCGTCCACGCCTGCGAGGCCGGCAAGCGGAGGAGGCGGTGCCGCCTCTCCtccgcgctcgccgccgccgccgcttggttCCAG GACTTGTTTGCCCAATTTTAG